From the Alphaproteobacteria bacterium genome, the window TCTCGAACTTTCTCAACTTGCAGCTTACGATGTTTATGATGAAGCTCTCCCCGCAGCTGGCCTTGTGACAGGTATTGGAATGATTCAGAATCAACCCTGCATGATTGTAGCCAATGATGCGACAGTAAAAGGCGGGACTTATTTTCCCTTAACAGTAAAAAAGCATCTGCGTGCACAAGAAATTGCTAGGGAAAATTGTTTGGCCTGTCTTTATTTGGTTGATTCTGGCGGTGCGCATCTCCCTAACCAAGATCAAGTTTTTCCGGATCGCGATCATTTTGGCCGAATTTTTTATAATCAAGCTAATATGTCAGCTGCGGGTATTCCTCAAATTGCTGTTGTAATGGGTTCGTGTACAGCTGGTGGGGCCTATGTCCCAGCAATGGCAGATCAGTCAATAATTGTGGAAAAAACGGGTACAATCTTTTTAGGCGGGCCACCACTAGTAAAGGCCGCAACCGGTGAAGAAGTTTCAGCTGAAGAGTTAGGGGGATCTAGTGTGCATGCTCGATCCTCAGGCGTTGTGGACTATGTTGCAAAAAATGATAGAGAGGCCTTGAGTATGGCCCGACAAATCGTTGCCTCTTTAAACCGTAGCGAAGTTAAGTTTTTAAAAGATGTTCAGTCCCCGCTTTATGATGTCTCTGATTTGTATGGGATAGTGAGTCAAGATTTAAAACATCCCTATGATGTACGAGAAATTATTGCTCGTTTAGTAGATGGTAGTGAATTTGATGAATTTAAGCCTCTATATGGTGCAACATTGGTTTGTGGTTTTGCTCGTATATTTGGGCATTGGGTAGGCATTATCGCCAATAATGGCATATTATTTTCCGAAAGTGCTCAAAAAGGGGCTCACTTTATAGAATTGTGCTGCCAAAGAAATATTCCTCTCGTTTTTTTGCAAAATATTAGTGGCTTTATGGTGGGACGAAAATATGAGGCTGGAGGTATTGCCAAAGATGGAGCCAAATTAGTTCATGCGGTTGCTTGTGCAGCTGTTCCGAAATTCACAGTTGTTATCGGGGGAAGTTTTGGAGCTGGTAACTACGCTATGTGTGGGCGTGCCTATGCACCTCGTTTTTTGTGGATGTGGCCAAATGCGCGCATATCTGTGATGGGGGGTGAGCAGGCGGCTATGGTTTTGAATCAGATAAAAACCGATGCAGACGTGGCCAAAGGCAAGACAAGAGATTCAGCTCAAGAAGCCCAATTTCGAGCTCAGATCCAAACACAATATGAAACACAAGGCCATCCCTATTATTCTTCGGCCCGCCTTTGGGATGATGGCATTATTGATCCTCAAGACACACGTCGTGTTTTAGGATTAGGTTTGGCACTTGCCCAGCAAAATCATACGCAAACCACAAAATTTGGTGTTTTCAGACTGTAGTTTTTACGAAAGAGAGTTAAGAATGTCTACGCGAGCAAAATCCGAAACGACCTCGATGACACCACTCATAATCCATGAATTTATGGAAGAGTTAACAGGTGTTGCTAAAATTACATTGAATCGCCCACATGTGCACAATGCTTTGGATGAAAAAACAATTGAGGAA encodes:
- a CDS encoding methylcrotonoyl-CoA carboxylase, producing MTVLQTLVEPKSKEYQKNKLAMQILVADLRDKVALIAQGGGPACEAKHKARGKMIVRDRIDHLIDAGSPFLELSQLAAYDVYDEALPAAGLVTGIGMIQNQPCMIVANDATVKGGTYFPLTVKKHLRAQEIARENCLACLYLVDSGGAHLPNQDQVFPDRDHFGRIFYNQANMSAAGIPQIAVVMGSCTAGGAYVPAMADQSIIVEKTGTIFLGGPPLVKAATGEEVSAEELGGSSVHARSSGVVDYVAKNDREALSMARQIVASLNRSEVKFLKDVQSPLYDVSDLYGIVSQDLKHPYDVREIIARLVDGSEFDEFKPLYGATLVCGFARIFGHWVGIIANNGILFSESAQKGAHFIELCCQRNIPLVFLQNISGFMVGRKYEAGGIAKDGAKLVHAVACAAVPKFTVVIGGSFGAGNYAMCGRAYAPRFLWMWPNARISVMGGEQAAMVLNQIKTDADVAKGKTRDSAQEAQFRAQIQTQYETQGHPYYSSARLWDDGIIDPQDTRRVLGLGLALAQQNHTQTTKFGVFRL